In Actinoplanes sp. NBC_00393, a single genomic region encodes these proteins:
- a CDS encoding molybdopterin-dependent oxidoreductase: MATFSPGFTGRQRPRVSLPPGQYATDGFPVLSAGATPRVPLDRWRLEISGTDGAVRGWSWDEFRALDAEQITVDIHCVTRWSKLGTSWKGVPVEALLTGAGVTGDFLVASCYGGYTTNLPIADVLDGKAWVAFEYDGRPLPAEHGGPARLLVPHLYFWKSAKWLRALRLQDHDEPGFWEQLGYHNYGDPWQEQRHWGD, from the coding sequence ATGGCCACCTTCTCGCCGGGTTTCACCGGCCGACAGCGACCTCGCGTTTCCCTGCCACCGGGCCAGTACGCCACCGACGGCTTCCCGGTGCTCTCCGCCGGGGCGACCCCGCGGGTGCCGCTCGACAGGTGGCGCCTGGAGATCAGCGGGACGGACGGCGCCGTACGCGGCTGGAGCTGGGACGAGTTCCGGGCCCTCGACGCCGAGCAGATCACCGTCGACATCCACTGCGTGACCCGGTGGAGCAAGCTCGGCACCAGCTGGAAAGGCGTGCCGGTGGAGGCGCTGCTGACCGGCGCCGGCGTGACCGGCGACTTCCTGGTCGCGAGCTGCTACGGCGGCTACACCACCAACCTTCCGATCGCCGACGTGCTCGACGGCAAGGCCTGGGTCGCCTTCGAGTACGACGGCCGGCCGCTGCCCGCCGAGCACGGCGGCCCGGCCCGCCTGCTGGTGCCGCACCTCTACTTCTGGAAGAGCGCCAAGTGGCTGCGCGCCCTGCGCCTGCAGGACCACGACGAACCGGGGTTCTGGGAGCAGCTCGGCTACCACAACTACGGCGACCCGTGGCAGGAGCAACGCCATTGGGGCGACTGA
- a CDS encoding RCC1 domain-containing protein — protein sequence MGGWLRVQWSRAVRIAALVVLALGVTAVPAAAQAAPAGGALTTGYEHTCTIPADGTLWCWGGNFSGALGDGSTTNRTTPVQVGDATWASVDAGTTYTCGVRTDGTLWCWGSNRNGQLGDGSTTNRTTPVQVGTETSWATVSAGDSHTCAVRTDGTLWCWGFNRFGQLGTDPIEYYETRPVRVGTATNWASAATGFAHTCATRTDGTLWCWGDSRTGQLGLGILSYRTTPAQVGTETTWAGVTSGYLFSCATRTDGTLWCWGDNGYGQLGMSGPYQTSPVRVGTASTWSSVTAGDISACAVRTDGGLWCWGNNMEGQLGDGTTTSRSTPARVGDGAYSTDVAIGYHGCGLRTDDSVWCWGYNGSGQLGDGTTTRRPTPDRVTVPA from the coding sequence ATGGGTGGATGGCTGCGGGTCCAATGGTCACGTGCGGTACGGATAGCCGCCCTGGTGGTGCTGGCCCTGGGCGTCACCGCCGTCCCGGCCGCGGCCCAGGCGGCGCCGGCCGGCGGTGCCCTCACCACCGGGTACGAACACACCTGCACCATCCCGGCCGACGGCACCCTGTGGTGCTGGGGCGGCAACTTCAGCGGCGCGCTCGGTGACGGCAGCACCACCAACCGGACCACGCCGGTGCAGGTCGGCGACGCCACCTGGGCGAGCGTCGACGCCGGCACCACGTACACCTGTGGGGTGCGCACCGACGGCACCCTGTGGTGCTGGGGCAGCAACCGCAACGGCCAGCTCGGCGACGGCAGCACCACCAACCGCACCACCCCGGTGCAGGTCGGCACCGAGACCAGCTGGGCCACGGTCAGCGCCGGCGACAGCCACACCTGCGCGGTACGCACCGACGGCACCCTGTGGTGCTGGGGCTTCAACCGCTTCGGGCAGCTCGGCACCGACCCCATCGAGTACTACGAGACCCGCCCGGTGCGGGTCGGCACCGCGACCAACTGGGCGAGCGCGGCGACCGGCTTCGCGCACACCTGCGCCACCCGCACCGACGGCACCCTGTGGTGCTGGGGCGACAGCCGCACCGGCCAGCTCGGCCTGGGCATCCTCAGCTACCGGACCACGCCGGCGCAGGTCGGCACCGAGACCACCTGGGCCGGCGTGACCTCCGGGTATCTGTTCAGCTGCGCGACGCGTACCGACGGGACGCTGTGGTGCTGGGGCGACAACGGCTACGGCCAGCTCGGCATGAGTGGCCCGTACCAGACCTCCCCGGTCCGGGTCGGCACTGCGAGCACCTGGAGCAGCGTCACGGCCGGCGACATCTCCGCCTGCGCGGTCCGCACCGACGGCGGCCTGTGGTGCTGGGGCAACAACATGGAGGGCCAGCTCGGCGACGGCACCACGACCAGCCGCAGCACCCCGGCCCGCGTCGGTGACGGCGCCTACTCCACGGACGTCGCGATCGGCTACCACGGCTGCGGGCTGCGTACCGACGACAGCGTGTGGTGCTGGGGCTACAACGGCAGCGGGCAGCTGGGTGACGGCACCACCACCCGGCGGCCGACACCGGATCGGGTGACCGTCCCGGCCTGA
- a CDS encoding CAP domain-containing protein: MRNALRRFALAVLLAPAAVGAATMIASPAEAAPAKVSETVLQTEINRLINVQRTSHGCAALKVDAKLTTAARGHSAWMAQTGKFSHAGRGGSNFAVRSKAAGYARPSAENIAWGYRSAEQVVSGWMKSPGHRTNILNCKSKTVGVGAVYAANGTPYYTQNFGF, encoded by the coding sequence TTGCGCAACGCTCTTCGCCGCTTCGCCCTGGCCGTTCTCCTCGCTCCGGCCGCCGTCGGCGCCGCCACGATGATCGCCAGCCCCGCCGAAGCAGCCCCGGCGAAGGTCAGCGAGACCGTCCTGCAGACCGAGATCAACCGCCTGATCAACGTGCAGCGCACCTCGCACGGCTGCGCGGCGCTGAAGGTCGACGCCAAGCTGACCACGGCTGCCCGCGGCCACAGCGCCTGGATGGCGCAGACCGGCAAGTTCTCGCACGCCGGCCGCGGCGGCTCGAACTTCGCGGTCCGCTCGAAGGCCGCCGGGTACGCCCGGCCGTCCGCCGAGAACATCGCGTGGGGTTACCGGTCCGCCGAGCAGGTGGTGAGCGGCTGGATGAAGAGCCCGGGTCACCGCACCAACATCCTCAACTGCAAGTCCAAGACCGTCGGCGTCGGCGCCGTGTACGCCGCGAACGGCACCCCGTACTACACCCAGAACTTCGGTTTCTGA
- a CDS encoding LysR family transcriptional regulator has product MDTEAVRSFVRAAELGQLQQAADELGVTQQAVSKRIAALERELEVRLFTRTARGVELTLDGQAFLPHARSIVAGADRAVTAVKPGSRALRIDVLGLRSAQAVVLHEYWRSHPGTDLDVVTLRVDDPHVAAAAVQAGDVDASFRTVTDPGTLPPDVQMIHAFDSPAELLVGPRHPLAAARTLTPSQLRRLRIWVPGIVPRSEWGEFYDELAGAFDLRIDATGPNFGNEVLLDALADSADVATLVGVRDRYLWPAGHDLRRIPIVNPVIAYPLHLLLPRASPHPGLRAIIEYFAGVSPLLDSVWLPSWAPAPRRSHRL; this is encoded by the coding sequence GTGGATACCGAGGCAGTGCGTTCTTTCGTACGGGCAGCCGAGCTCGGACAACTGCAACAGGCGGCCGACGAGCTCGGCGTGACCCAGCAGGCGGTCTCCAAGCGCATCGCCGCCCTGGAGCGGGAACTGGAGGTCCGCCTGTTCACCCGTACCGCCCGCGGGGTCGAGTTGACGCTCGACGGGCAGGCGTTCCTGCCCCACGCCCGCAGCATCGTCGCCGGCGCCGACCGCGCCGTGACCGCGGTCAAGCCGGGCTCGCGGGCTCTGCGGATCGACGTCCTGGGCCTGCGCAGCGCACAGGCCGTCGTCCTGCACGAGTACTGGCGCTCGCATCCCGGAACCGACCTGGACGTGGTGACCCTGCGCGTCGACGATCCGCACGTGGCGGCCGCCGCCGTCCAGGCCGGCGACGTCGACGCCTCGTTCCGCACCGTCACCGATCCGGGCACGCTGCCGCCGGACGTACAGATGATCCACGCCTTCGACTCCCCCGCGGAGCTGCTCGTCGGGCCCCGGCACCCGCTCGCCGCCGCACGCACCCTGACCCCGTCCCAGCTGCGCAGACTGCGGATCTGGGTGCCGGGCATCGTGCCCCGCAGCGAGTGGGGCGAGTTCTACGACGAGCTCGCCGGCGCCTTCGACCTGCGCATCGACGCGACCGGACCGAACTTCGGCAACGAGGTGCTGCTCGACGCCCTGGCGGACTCCGCTGACGTGGCCACCCTCGTCGGCGTGCGCGACCGCTACCTCTGGCCGGCGGGCCACGATCTGCGGCGCATCCCGATCGTGAACCCGGTGATCGCCTATCCCCTGCACCTGCTGCTGCCCAGGGCCAGTCCGCACCCGGGTCTCCGGGCGATCATCGAATACTTTGCCGGGGTCTCCCCGCTGCTGGACTCGGTCTGGCTGCCGTCGTGGGCGCCGGCGCCGCGCCGCAGCCATCGGCTCTAG
- a CDS encoding MFS transporter, producing the protein MRGFTWLWTAYAVSAYGTWVAFGAIPLLAIEVLHASALAVSVLEAAALAVAAVVVLPLGPWIDHRAKRPVMIGMDLVRFLATASVPLAYLLGLLSYGQLLVVSVVSASAGIAFTAASGAFLQHLVRGDRLLAANGRFESTSWVATAVGPPLGGALIGLLGPVTTILANALSYLLSALAIRRIRGSDVAARRDPATRLRAADLLTGWRIIRHERVLRRLFLNALSVNGLIMACAPLMAVLLLGEYHFPAWQYGLAFGVPALGGFLGARLCPHLVRRYGRHRVMIVSGWLRSLFPLGLAFVHPGVTGLLTVIVVEALLITSMGVFNPISATERLQRTPADHAARVLTAWTVSNRLVQAALMVIWGLLATLTSPLAAITFSGICLLATPLLLPSFADQKV; encoded by the coding sequence GTGCGCGGTTTCACGTGGCTGTGGACGGCCTACGCGGTCAGCGCGTACGGAACCTGGGTCGCCTTCGGGGCGATCCCGCTGCTCGCCATCGAGGTGCTGCACGCGTCGGCACTCGCGGTGTCGGTGCTGGAGGCCGCCGCGCTCGCCGTGGCGGCGGTCGTGGTGCTGCCGCTCGGGCCGTGGATCGACCACCGGGCCAAGCGTCCGGTGATGATCGGGATGGACCTGGTCCGGTTCCTCGCGACGGCCAGTGTGCCGCTCGCGTACCTCCTCGGTCTGCTCTCCTATGGCCAGCTGCTGGTGGTCTCGGTCGTCTCGGCGAGCGCGGGCATCGCCTTCACCGCCGCCTCCGGCGCCTTCCTGCAACACCTGGTCCGCGGTGACCGGCTGCTGGCCGCCAACGGCAGATTCGAGAGCACGAGCTGGGTGGCGACCGCGGTCGGGCCGCCACTCGGCGGCGCGCTGATCGGGCTGCTCGGCCCGGTCACCACCATCCTGGCCAACGCGCTCAGCTACCTGCTGTCCGCGCTCGCCATCCGGCGGATCCGCGGCAGCGACGTCGCCGCCCGTCGCGACCCGGCCACCCGGCTGCGCGCCGCCGATCTGCTCACCGGCTGGCGGATCATCCGGCACGAGCGCGTGCTGCGCCGCCTGTTCCTCAACGCGCTCTCGGTCAACGGCCTGATCATGGCCTGCGCTCCGTTGATGGCCGTCCTGCTGCTCGGCGAGTACCACTTCCCGGCCTGGCAGTACGGCCTCGCCTTCGGCGTCCCCGCACTCGGCGGCTTCCTCGGCGCCCGGCTGTGCCCGCACCTCGTGCGGCGCTACGGCCGGCACCGCGTCATGATCGTCTCCGGCTGGCTGCGCTCGCTGTTCCCGCTCGGGCTCGCCTTCGTCCACCCCGGCGTGACCGGCCTGCTCACCGTGATCGTGGTCGAGGCCCTGCTGATCACCAGCATGGGCGTCTTCAACCCGATCTCCGCCACCGAGCGTCTGCAGCGCACGCCCGCCGACCACGCCGCCCGGGTCCTCACCGCGTGGACGGTCAGCAACCGGCTCGTCCAGGCCGCCCTCATGGTGATCTGGGGTCTGCTGGCCACCCTCACCAGCCCGCTCGCCGCCATCACCTTTTCCGGCATCTGCCTGCTCGCCACCCCGTTGCTGCTGCCCTCCTTTGCCGATCAGAAGGTGTAG
- a CDS encoding FAD-binding oxidoreductase, with product MDILGGLDVIDDPDVLEGLSHDDAEWAPYGRALAAVRPRTTGDVQQVVRVCAQRRIPIVTRGAGTGLSGGANAVDGAVILDLSKMTRIVEIDADNMTATVQPGVINDVLKKAVAEHGLWYPPDPASAPWSTIGGNVATNAGGLCCLKYGVTRDYVLGMEAVVGGPAGEYGTVVRLGRRTTKGVSGYDLAGLFTGSEGTFGVITEVTLRLRPARREAPRTVVGAFGSVVAAGEAVAAITRAGLLPAALELLDRTCLRAVEEWKHLGLEADAAALLLAQLDTPGLAGDEEAGAVAEVFRSAGALWAEQSTDELEAEALFAARRLAYPALERLGPVLTEDVCVPRSRVPEMLLQIEEIAARQGVTIATIAHAGDGNLHPMILAPAGDETAKRAAQAAFEQMLSAAVAVGGTVTGEHGVGLLKRAGMRQELSPGVLAMQVAVKQTLDPLNLFNPGKIIG from the coding sequence ATGGATATCCTCGGCGGCCTGGACGTCATCGACGACCCGGACGTTCTCGAAGGGCTCAGCCACGACGACGCCGAGTGGGCGCCCTACGGCCGGGCTCTGGCGGCGGTGCGGCCGCGCACCACCGGGGACGTGCAGCAGGTGGTCCGGGTCTGCGCGCAACGGCGGATCCCGATCGTGACGCGCGGCGCCGGGACCGGGCTGTCCGGCGGGGCCAACGCGGTCGACGGCGCGGTCATCCTCGACCTGTCGAAGATGACCCGGATCGTCGAGATCGACGCGGACAACATGACCGCGACCGTGCAGCCCGGCGTGATTAACGACGTGCTGAAGAAGGCGGTCGCCGAGCACGGCCTGTGGTACCCGCCCGACCCGGCCAGCGCGCCCTGGTCGACGATCGGCGGCAACGTGGCCACCAACGCCGGCGGGCTGTGCTGCCTGAAGTACGGCGTGACCCGCGACTACGTGCTCGGGATGGAAGCCGTCGTCGGCGGGCCGGCCGGCGAGTACGGCACCGTGGTCCGGCTCGGCCGGCGCACCACCAAGGGCGTGAGCGGGTACGATCTGGCCGGCCTGTTCACCGGCTCGGAAGGCACCTTCGGGGTGATCACCGAGGTGACGCTGCGGCTGCGCCCGGCCCGCCGGGAGGCGCCGCGGACCGTGGTCGGCGCGTTCGGCAGCGTCGTCGCCGCGGGTGAGGCGGTCGCCGCGATCACCCGAGCCGGGCTGCTGCCGGCCGCCCTCGAACTGCTCGACCGGACCTGTCTGCGGGCCGTCGAGGAGTGGAAGCACCTGGGCCTGGAGGCGGACGCGGCGGCGCTGCTGCTCGCCCAGCTGGACACGCCGGGCCTGGCCGGCGACGAGGAGGCCGGCGCGGTCGCCGAGGTGTTCCGGTCGGCGGGCGCGCTGTGGGCCGAGCAGTCCACCGACGAGCTCGAGGCCGAGGCCCTGTTCGCGGCGCGACGGCTCGCCTACCCGGCTCTGGAGCGGCTGGGGCCGGTGCTCACCGAGGACGTCTGTGTGCCGCGCTCACGCGTACCGGAAATGCTTCTGCAGATCGAGGAGATCGCGGCGCGGCAGGGGGTGACCATCGCGACGATCGCGCATGCCGGTGACGGCAACCTGCACCCGATGATCCTGGCGCCCGCCGGCGACGAGACCGCGAAACGGGCGGCGCAGGCCGCGTTCGAGCAGATGCTGAGCGCGGCCGTCGCGGTGGGCGGCACGGTGACCGGCGAGCACGGGGTGGGCCTGCTCAAGCGGGCCGGGATGCGGCAGGAGCTGTCGCCGGGCGTGCTGGCGATGCAGGTCGCGGTGAAGCAGACGCTGGACCCGCTGAATCTGTTCAACCCCGGCAAGATCATCGGCTGA
- a CDS encoding enoyl-CoA hydratase/isomerase family protein, whose amino-acid sequence MTSDAWPAPSPNGRHPPSAWTHLRVDRTSPGYCRVTFHHPPVNTITATTVGELTELAGLIEADPDLNVVVFDSAAPGFYLSHPDVPAGWSDVLVRVSRAPAVSIASIRGRAVGAAGEFVLACDLRFAARENTVLGLLPCGPVTARLARLVGRARALEIALLAEDLDAARAEQYGYVNRLFADDRLDDEVESIAVRIARLDHDLLVHLKSSVDHPV is encoded by the coding sequence ATGACCAGCGATGCCTGGCCCGCCCCGTCGCCGAACGGGCGGCATCCGCCGTCGGCGTGGACCCACCTGCGCGTCGACCGCACCAGCCCGGGCTACTGCCGGGTCACGTTCCACCACCCGCCGGTCAACACGATCACCGCGACGACCGTCGGCGAGCTCACCGAGCTGGCCGGGCTGATCGAGGCCGACCCGGACCTGAACGTGGTCGTCTTCGACAGCGCCGCCCCGGGCTTCTACCTGAGCCATCCGGACGTACCGGCCGGCTGGTCCGACGTGCTGGTCCGGGTGTCGCGCGCCCCGGCCGTCAGCATCGCGTCGATCCGCGGACGCGCGGTCGGCGCCGCCGGCGAGTTCGTGCTCGCCTGCGATCTGCGGTTCGCCGCCCGGGAGAACACCGTGCTCGGCCTGCTGCCGTGCGGCCCGGTGACGGCCCGGCTCGCCCGGCTGGTCGGCCGCGCGCGGGCGCTGGAGATCGCGCTGCTCGCCGAGGACCTGGACGCCGCTCGCGCCGAGCAGTACGGCTACGTCAACCGGCTGTTCGCCGACGACCGCCTCGACGACGAGGTCGAGTCGATCGCCGTACGCATCGCCCGGCTCGACCACGACCTGCTCGTCCACCTCAAGTCATCCGTCGATCACCCCGTCTGA
- a CDS encoding NAD-dependent epimerase/dehydratase family protein — MRIFVAGGTGVVGRPLVRALVSHGHQVTASTHRADSMPVVADLGAQPVVMNGLDDDAVRRAVLDSAPEVIINQVTSLAAPAHDYRSWIALTNRLRREGTAILMSAARDAGARRVIAQSASFMTEPVGAGPTDESSPLYLDGPEPLRSHARANHAAEEQVTGMPGIEGVVLRYGFLYGAGTAIGPGGDIATAVQAGEMPIAGDGAGRYPFLHVDDAVSATVQAVSRGAAGIYNVVDDEPAAQADWLPYLAELLGAPAPRRLPEEQIEERFGVQAVYYGNQLRAAGNARAKAQLALTLAYPSWRLGFKEVFAQNT, encoded by the coding sequence ATGCGAATCTTCGTCGCCGGCGGCACCGGGGTCGTGGGCCGCCCGCTCGTGCGAGCGCTGGTCAGCCACGGCCACCAGGTCACCGCCAGCACCCACCGGGCCGACAGCATGCCGGTCGTCGCGGACCTCGGCGCGCAGCCCGTCGTGATGAACGGGCTCGACGACGACGCCGTCCGCAGGGCCGTCCTGGACAGCGCCCCCGAAGTGATCATCAACCAGGTCACGTCGCTGGCCGCGCCGGCGCACGACTACCGGTCCTGGATCGCGCTGACCAACCGGCTGCGCCGCGAGGGCACCGCCATCCTGATGAGCGCGGCCCGCGACGCCGGCGCCCGGCGGGTGATCGCGCAGAGCGCCAGTTTCATGACCGAGCCGGTCGGCGCCGGGCCCACCGACGAGTCGTCGCCGCTCTACCTGGACGGTCCCGAGCCGCTGCGCAGCCACGCCCGCGCCAACCACGCCGCCGAGGAACAGGTGACCGGCATGCCGGGCATCGAGGGCGTCGTGCTTCGCTACGGCTTCCTCTACGGCGCCGGCACCGCCATCGGGCCGGGCGGCGACATCGCGACCGCCGTGCAGGCCGGTGAGATGCCGATCGCCGGCGACGGCGCCGGCCGGTATCCGTTCCTGCACGTCGACGACGCGGTGTCGGCGACTGTGCAGGCCGTCAGCCGGGGTGCGGCCGGCATCTACAACGTCGTGGACGACGAACCCGCAGCCCAAGCCGACTGGCTGCCGTACCTCGCGGAGCTTCTCGGCGCGCCCGCGCCCCGGCGCCTGCCGGAGGAGCAGATCGAGGAGCGGTTCGGCGTCCAGGCCGTGTACTACGGCAACCAGTTGCGCGCGGCCGGCAACGCCAGGGCCAAGGCGCAGCTGGCGCTCACCCTCGCGTATCCGTCGTGGCGATTGGGCTTCAAGGAGGTGTTCGCGCAAAACACCTGA
- a CDS encoding AAA family ATPase, which produces MAPSGSAPRLLGRRAECETLSSMITATRAGRSQVLILRGEAGIGKTALIEFLVDRAAGCRVRRAAGVESLIELAHAGLHQLCAPFLDRLDRLPEAQRTALCTAFGLQPGHPPDRFLLGLAVLTLLSEVADEQPLVCVVDDAQWLDQASAQTLEFVAGRLGAEPVAMVFATRDDRALAGLPGIRLRGLDDADAVRLLDTAVTGPLDPRVRDRILADSHGNPLALLEFPRVLSAAELAFGGAAEVPGRLAHRLEDGFLRQAAPLPEPSRRLLLVAAAEPVGDVALLWRAAEQLGVDPDAAGAAEAAGLIEFPGHDRFRFRHPLIRSAVYRSAAPAQRREAHRAIADVTDARTDPDRQAWHRARAAVNPDESVAAELERSAGRALARGGLAAAAAFHAQAATLTPDPAQRIRRCLDAAQAKVHAGAFDDALALLAAAHVAPLHEAEQARVDLIRAQISFATNRGNEALPLLLAAARRLEPLDPGLARDTYLDALSAALFAGRLAQGPGARQVAEAVQAGPPAPAAARKGDVLLDGLAVLFTEGYPAAAPLSHRAVQSFAGEELSIDEGLRFSWLAASAAVSLWDDDGWDTLTRRHLEVARAGGALGALPLALTSRVFVHLFTGDLAAAASLVDEIQAIAEITHGMAGLAPYGEVSLAAVRGQVDRAEPMIRQTLDALAARGEGVGVNMMQWARAVLFNGAGRYPEAVDAAREASTDPLELGPPKWALAELVEAQVRSGDTKGAAATFEQLAVQTRASGTEWALGVEASRRALLRDDSAAEELYREAIERLGSTRIRVDLARAQLLYGEWLRRAGRRLDAREQLRAAYESLVLMGLDGFAERARHELLATGQTVRKRSAETPWELTAQEAHIARLAAEGLTNPEIGAALYISPRTVEWHLRRIFSKLGVSTRRELRFSHARPPARQ; this is translated from the coding sequence ATGGCCCCTTCCGGATCGGCGCCGCGCCTGCTCGGGCGCCGGGCCGAGTGCGAGACGTTGAGCAGCATGATCACGGCCACCCGGGCCGGCCGCAGCCAGGTGCTGATCCTGCGCGGCGAAGCCGGGATCGGCAAGACCGCGCTGATCGAGTTCCTCGTCGACCGTGCCGCGGGCTGCCGGGTCCGGCGCGCCGCGGGCGTCGAGTCGCTGATCGAGCTCGCCCATGCGGGCCTGCACCAGCTCTGCGCGCCCTTCCTGGACCGCCTCGACCGGCTGCCGGAGGCGCAGCGCACCGCGCTCTGCACGGCGTTCGGCCTGCAGCCGGGCCACCCGCCGGACCGCTTCCTGCTGGGTCTGGCCGTGCTCACCCTGCTCAGCGAGGTCGCCGACGAGCAGCCCCTGGTCTGCGTGGTGGACGACGCCCAGTGGCTGGACCAGGCGTCGGCGCAGACCCTGGAGTTCGTCGCGGGCCGGCTCGGCGCCGAGCCGGTGGCCATGGTGTTCGCGACCCGCGACGACCGCGCCCTGGCCGGCCTGCCTGGAATCCGGCTGCGGGGACTGGACGACGCCGACGCCGTACGGCTGCTGGACACCGCGGTCACCGGGCCGCTCGACCCGCGCGTGCGCGACCGCATCCTGGCCGACAGCCACGGCAACCCGCTCGCGCTGCTGGAGTTCCCGCGCGTGCTGTCGGCAGCCGAGCTGGCCTTCGGCGGCGCCGCCGAGGTGCCGGGCCGGCTCGCCCACCGCCTGGAGGACGGCTTCCTGCGCCAGGCCGCGCCGCTGCCCGAGCCGTCCCGGCGCCTGCTGCTGGTCGCGGCCGCCGAACCGGTCGGGGACGTCGCGCTGCTGTGGCGTGCCGCCGAGCAGCTCGGGGTCGATCCGGACGCGGCCGGCGCGGCCGAGGCGGCCGGCCTGATCGAGTTCCCGGGCCACGACCGCTTCCGGTTCCGGCATCCGCTGATCCGCTCGGCCGTCTACCGCTCGGCGGCGCCCGCCCAGCGCCGGGAGGCCCACCGGGCGATCGCCGACGTCACCGACGCCCGTACCGACCCCGACCGGCAGGCCTGGCATCGTGCCCGGGCCGCGGTGAACCCCGACGAGTCCGTGGCTGCCGAACTCGAACGCTCGGCCGGCCGCGCCCTCGCGCGCGGTGGCCTGGCCGCAGCGGCCGCCTTCCACGCGCAGGCGGCCACGCTGACGCCCGACCCGGCGCAGCGGATCCGGCGATGCCTCGACGCCGCGCAGGCCAAGGTGCACGCCGGCGCGTTCGACGACGCCCTGGCCCTGCTGGCGGCCGCCCACGTCGCGCCGCTGCACGAGGCCGAGCAGGCCCGCGTCGACCTCATCCGGGCGCAGATCTCCTTCGCCACCAACCGCGGCAACGAGGCCCTGCCGCTGCTGCTGGCCGCTGCGCGCCGGCTCGAGCCGCTCGACCCGGGCCTGGCCCGCGACACCTACCTGGACGCGTTGTCCGCCGCCCTGTTCGCCGGGCGCCTGGCACAGGGGCCCGGCGCCCGGCAGGTGGCCGAGGCGGTTCAGGCCGGGCCGCCCGCGCCGGCGGCGGCCCGCAAGGGCGATGTGCTGCTGGACGGGCTCGCCGTCCTGTTCACCGAGGGGTACCCGGCCGCCGCGCCACTGTCACATCGCGCCGTGCAGTCGTTCGCCGGCGAGGAGCTCAGCATCGACGAGGGGCTGCGGTTCTCCTGGCTGGCCGCGTCGGCCGCGGTGTCGCTGTGGGACGACGACGGCTGGGACACCCTCACCCGCCGGCACCTCGAGGTGGCCCGGGCCGGCGGGGCGCTCGGGGCGCTGCCCCTGGCGCTGACCAGCCGCGTCTTCGTGCACCTGTTCACCGGTGATCTGGCCGCAGCCGCGTCCCTGGTCGACGAGATCCAGGCGATCGCCGAGATCACCCACGGGATGGCCGGCCTCGCACCGTACGGCGAAGTGAGCCTGGCTGCCGTCCGGGGGCAGGTGGACCGGGCCGAGCCGATGATCCGGCAGACCCTCGACGCCCTCGCCGCCCGCGGGGAGGGCGTCGGGGTGAACATGATGCAGTGGGCCCGCGCGGTGCTGTTCAACGGCGCCGGCCGCTATCCGGAGGCCGTGGACGCAGCCCGGGAGGCGAGCACCGACCCGCTCGAACTGGGCCCGCCGAAGTGGGCGCTCGCCGAACTCGTCGAGGCGCAGGTCCGCAGCGGCGACACCAAGGGGGCGGCAGCAACCTTCGAGCAGCTCGCGGTGCAGACCCGGGCGAGCGGCACCGAGTGGGCCCTCGGCGTGGAAGCGAGCCGGCGGGCGCTGCTGCGCGACGACAGCGCGGCCGAGGAGCTGTACCGGGAGGCGATCGAGCGGCTCGGCAGCACCCGCATCCGGGTGGATCTCGCGCGGGCGCAGCTGCTCTACGGCGAATGGCTGCGCCGGGCGGGCCGCCGACTCGACGCCCGGGAGCAGCTGCGCGCCGCGTACGAATCACTGGTCCTGATGGGCCTCGACGGGTTCGCCGAGCGTGCCCGGCACGAACTGCTCGCCACCGGACAGACCGTACGCAAGCGGAGCGCCGAGACCCCCTGGGAACTCACCGCTCAGGAAGCCCACATCGCCCGCCTGGCCGCCGAGGGCCTGACCAATCCCGAGATCGGCGCCGCGCTGTACATCAGCCCGCGCACCGTCGAATGGCACCTGCGGCGGATCTTCAGCAAGCTCGGTGTGAGCACCCGCCGCGAGCTGCGGTTCAGTCACGCACGTCCGCCGGCCCGGCAGTGA
- a CDS encoding DUF6174 domain-containing protein, whose product MTTEKRRWVVLAAAAAALSGCGGSPEPAAAAEWQEPARYTYELKSSCGERALIGHFRITVEQGKVTAAEGLDESGRWFVEDARSEPAPTLGQLLDQANRAREQGADVAEVTTDPADGHPTEINIDPQANAIDDESCYTITGYTF is encoded by the coding sequence ATGACGACTGAGAAACGCCGCTGGGTGGTTCTGGCAGCGGCTGCGGCCGCGCTTTCCGGATGCGGCGGGTCCCCCGAGCCGGCGGCCGCCGCAGAGTGGCAGGAGCCCGCCAGGTACACCTACGAGCTCAAATCCTCCTGCGGGGAGCGTGCCCTGATCGGGCATTTCCGGATCACCGTCGAGCAGGGCAAGGTCACCGCGGCCGAGGGCCTCGACGAATCCGGCCGGTGGTTCGTGGAGGACGCCCGCAGCGAACCGGCGCCGACGCTGGGCCAGCTCCTCGACCAGGCGAACCGGGCCCGGGAGCAGGGCGCCGACGTCGCCGAGGTCACCACGGACCCGGCCGACGGCCACCCGACCGAGATCAACATCGACCCGCAGGCCAACGCGATCGACGACGAGTCCTGCTACACCATCACCGGCTACACCTTCTGA